One uncultured Tolumonas sp. genomic window carries:
- a CDS encoding TolC family protein — MLLKYSSLMLVVTSLLTGCAVGPDYTPPQLSTPKHFFGQSSLEKQDTIDDADLNAWWERFGDEQLTRYITIALKQNLDMAQAAARLAQAQASLGAATAAMLPSGNVSGQAARSYQSVETPLGQVLSSSPAFDRHGNSYEANLNASWELDLFGGLRRDREAAQAEYQATSAGVAATRLAVAAQTAGIYINIRALQTRLNIAHKQVETQQQMLALTTLLYNKGLAAERQVQLSQASLAQVQASEPALEAGLDAALNALDVMLGTPPGTHRAELTTLAPIPVTPKITGMGTPGELITRRPDLIIAERHLAASNAKIGASIAEYYPKLSLSGLIGSSTSIAEGNLFTGGAEQAAGVFGLRWRLFDFGRIDAQIAQAKGREAEMLAAYRLAVLRAAEDVEDSFSTLVKREQQATMLAQGVDALSRARKASFSAYQKGTVSMIEVLQVDENLLQVSDRQILAQAESANAAVAAFKALGGGWQEHLVLGEQRRSNP, encoded by the coding sequence ATGTTGCTAAAATATTCATCCTTAATGCTTGTCGTAACTAGTTTGCTGACCGGTTGCGCTGTTGGGCCTGACTATACCCCCCCACAACTTTCCACTCCCAAGCACTTCTTTGGACAATCATCGTTAGAAAAGCAAGACACTATCGACGATGCTGATCTCAACGCTTGGTGGGAAAGGTTTGGTGACGAGCAGTTGACTCGATATATCACCATTGCACTGAAGCAAAATCTTGACATGGCACAAGCAGCAGCGCGATTAGCTCAAGCCCAAGCAAGTCTCGGTGCAGCAACTGCCGCCATGCTTCCATCTGGAAACGTCTCCGGGCAGGCTGCTCGTTCCTATCAATCTGTAGAAACGCCATTAGGCCAGGTTTTGAGCTCTTCTCCGGCTTTTGATCGTCATGGAAATAGTTACGAAGCTAACCTGAACGCGAGTTGGGAACTTGACCTGTTTGGCGGCCTGCGTCGAGACCGAGAAGCCGCACAGGCTGAATATCAAGCCACCTCAGCCGGAGTAGCAGCCACACGACTGGCTGTAGCAGCGCAGACAGCTGGCATCTACATTAATATTCGTGCACTACAAACCCGGCTTAACATTGCCCACAAGCAGGTAGAAACGCAGCAACAAATGCTCGCCCTCACCACTCTTCTTTATAACAAGGGGTTGGCAGCAGAGCGTCAAGTTCAGCTGTCCCAAGCCTCGCTCGCGCAGGTCCAGGCTTCCGAACCGGCCTTGGAAGCAGGCCTAGATGCAGCGCTGAACGCGCTGGACGTGATGTTAGGTACTCCCCCTGGTACACACAGGGCAGAACTGACCACACTGGCACCTATTCCTGTTACACCGAAGATCACGGGAATGGGAACGCCTGGTGAATTGATCACTCGCCGACCAGACCTCATCATCGCCGAACGTCATCTTGCAGCGTCAAATGCGAAGATTGGTGCCTCGATCGCAGAATACTACCCTAAGCTATCTCTAAGTGGCCTAATTGGTAGCTCAACATCTATAGCAGAAGGCAATTTATTTACCGGCGGTGCGGAACAAGCTGCTGGCGTGTTCGGTTTACGCTGGCGGTTATTTGATTTTGGTCGAATCGACGCCCAGATAGCGCAGGCGAAAGGACGTGAAGCAGAGATGCTCGCGGCCTATCGACTTGCTGTTCTGAGAGCTGCTGAAGATGTGGAAGACTCATTCTCAACATTAGTGAAGCGAGAACAACAAGCAACCATGCTGGCGCAAGGCGTTGATGCACTCAGCCGTGCTCGCAAAGCCTCATTTTCTGCTTACCAGAAAGGGACTGTCAGCATGATTGAGGTCCTGCAAGTTGACGAAAACTTATTGCAAGTATCGGATAGACAAATTCTGGCACAAGCTGAGTCGGCAAACGCTGCTGTCGCTGCATTTAAGGCTCTGGGTGGTGGTTGGCAAGAGCATTTGGTGCTGGGAGAACAGAGGAGGTCCAATCCTTGA
- the modC gene encoding molybdenum ABC transporter ATP-binding protein — protein sequence MLAPWTLPGSGITALFGVSGSGKTTLLRCIAGLEKAESATIRFGGTWWQHKEKFIPTAERRLGYIFQEPSLFPHLTVKENLAFGQKKKDSAAIQTESVRLGIEHLLTRYPSSLSGGERQRVAIARTLLSRPSVLLMDEPLAALDYQRKQEILPYLKHLKEQLNIPIIYVSHAIDEVIQLADHLVLLEKGKVLADGQLIKLLAIPDIASKLGQKNKIVFPAKIVEHCHTSALTKIKIDELPLWVPLLANEIGQKITCRLCTNHIHLSAMPDAVFNLNQWPMKLAKILPSNLAGFELLELQHGKTCLYINMASQIISQADMRIGMHLWVTIPQVEIVSSLSD from the coding sequence ATGCTCGCACCCTGGACTTTACCTGGTTCCGGCATCACCGCATTATTTGGTGTATCGGGATCAGGTAAAACAACTTTATTACGGTGTATCGCTGGCCTTGAAAAAGCAGAATCAGCTACGATTAGATTTGGCGGAACCTGGTGGCAGCATAAGGAAAAGTTTATTCCGACCGCTGAACGAAGGCTTGGCTACATATTTCAGGAACCCAGTTTATTTCCCCATTTGACCGTAAAGGAAAATCTGGCTTTCGGGCAAAAGAAAAAAGATTCAGCAGCCATTCAAACTGAATCAGTGCGTCTTGGAATAGAACATCTGCTGACTCGATATCCGTCATCTTTATCGGGAGGTGAACGTCAAAGAGTCGCTATCGCCCGCACATTACTTTCCCGGCCATCTGTCTTACTAATGGATGAACCATTAGCTGCGCTTGATTATCAACGTAAACAGGAAATATTACCTTATCTGAAACACCTGAAAGAACAGCTTAATATTCCTATTATTTACGTTAGCCATGCAATCGATGAGGTCATTCAACTAGCTGACCACTTAGTGTTGCTGGAAAAAGGGAAGGTGCTCGCTGATGGGCAATTAATAAAATTACTTGCAATACCTGATATAGCCAGCAAGTTGGGACAAAAGAATAAGATAGTTTTTCCTGCGAAAATAGTTGAACACTGCCATACATCTGCATTAACCAAAATAAAAATAGATGAATTACCATTATGGGTGCCACTTCTGGCGAATGAAATTGGTCAGAAAATAACATGTCGGCTTTGCACTAATCATATTCATTTGAGTGCAATGCCAGATGCAGTATTCAATCTGAATCAGTGGCCTATGAAATTAGCAAAAATTCTTCCATCAAATTTAGCAGGGTTTGAGTTGCTTGAGTTGCAACATGGAAAAACATGTCTGTATATAAACATGGCCAGCCAGATTATCAGTCAAGCAGACATGAGAATAGGAATGCATTTGTGGGTCACCATTCCACAAGTTGAAATTGTCAGTTCACTATCTGATTAA
- a CDS encoding TetR/AcrR family transcriptional regulator codes for MSEEHTSPAVNRGPADHDVRDQIVVAATEHFSRYGYGKTTVSDLAKSIGFSKAYIYKFFSSKQAIGESICTNCIDKIEADIRRAIEEADQPPEKLRRMFKEIVQASLRLFTGDRKLYEIAASAAEERWQVTIIFEQNIKMLLQNILQEGRQTGDFERKTPLDEMTAAIYLVMRPYLHPLMLQHNFDNIEEAPTQLSNLILRSLAP; via the coding sequence ATGAGCGAAGAACACACAAGTCCTGCGGTGAATCGGGGCCCAGCTGATCACGATGTGCGGGATCAGATTGTTGTTGCAGCAACAGAACATTTCAGCCGCTATGGCTATGGGAAAACAACGGTATCCGACCTTGCAAAATCCATTGGATTTTCAAAGGCATATATTTACAAATTTTTTTCTTCCAAGCAGGCAATTGGCGAAAGTATTTGTACAAATTGCATAGACAAGATAGAGGCTGATATTCGAAGAGCAATTGAAGAGGCAGATCAGCCGCCCGAGAAGCTGCGCCGCATGTTTAAAGAGATTGTTCAGGCCAGTCTCCGTTTATTCACTGGTGATAGAAAGCTCTATGAAATCGCCGCCTCCGCGGCAGAAGAGCGTTGGCAGGTTACAATCATCTTTGAACAAAACATCAAGATGTTACTTCAGAATATCCTCCAGGAAGGGCGTCAAACGGGAGACTTTGAGCGTAAAACCCCCTTGGATGAAATGACCGCAGCTATTTATCTTGTTATGCGGCCCTATTTGCATCCTCTCATGTTGCAACACAACTTCGACAATATCGAAGAAGCCCCTACTCAGCTGTCTAATCTGATTCTTCGCAGTCTCGCACCATAA
- the modB gene encoding molybdate ABC transporter permease subunit, whose translation MSILSSLLCSELLNDNAGFSLWLTVKVMLVTMLCHCVAGISLGYCLSQPKFPAQRWLDLLVTMPLVFPPVATGFALLMLFGKQSFLGQAFINNGFSLIFTFQGLVLASFISGLPLVVKPVQNAMAQLTRRWSEVARTLGKKEWEIMLFVLLPNIRHALMTGLMLSAGRSLGEVGITLMLGGNITGKTNTISLEIYNAVFSGEYQRALWLSLILACFSILIFTTLRHYSSGGQQPWNPS comes from the coding sequence ATGAGTATTCTGTCGAGCTTGTTATGTTCGGAACTACTGAATGACAATGCCGGCTTCTCTTTATGGCTGACAGTGAAAGTGATGCTGGTGACGATGCTTTGTCATTGTGTCGCAGGTATTTCATTGGGGTATTGTCTTAGTCAGCCGAAATTTCCGGCACAGCGTTGGCTCGATTTACTGGTCACGATGCCACTGGTATTTCCGCCAGTAGCAACTGGCTTCGCTTTATTAATGTTGTTTGGAAAACAAAGTTTTCTTGGACAAGCTTTTATTAACAACGGCTTTTCCCTGATCTTTACTTTTCAGGGATTGGTGCTGGCATCGTTTATATCCGGTTTGCCACTCGTGGTAAAACCTGTGCAGAACGCCATGGCACAACTGACGCGGCGTTGGTCAGAGGTTGCCCGGACTCTGGGGAAAAAAGAGTGGGAAATTATGCTCTTTGTTCTGTTACCTAATATTCGTCACGCTCTGATGACAGGTCTGATGCTGAGTGCCGGCCGTTCATTAGGGGAGGTAGGTATAACACTGATGCTTGGTGGAAATATTACCGGCAAGACCAATACGATTTCTTTGGAGATTTATAACGCTGTATTCAGCGGAGAATATCAGCGTGCGCTGTGGCTGTCGCTGATTCTGGCTTGCTTTTCTATCCTGATTTTTACGACGCTGCGTCATTACTCTTCAGGAGGCCAGCAGCCATGGAATCCATCCTGA
- a CDS encoding efflux RND transporter periplasmic adaptor subunit, whose protein sequence is MSRHSILSMAVITALSLVLTACGEEKQSDPRTQAPLVRTVSVNDDRNESRSFTGVVAARVESDLGFRVSGKVLKRLVDTGQIVKRGQVLMQLDPVDLKLAAHAQQESVIAAKAKVKQAADDEARFRDLRGTGAISASAYDQVKAASDTAAAQLRAAEAQAEVARNATRYADLVADADGTVVEALAEPGQVVNAGQIVVRVAHAGAREAVIQLPETLRPSLGSLGQAKLFGREETTSVAKLRQLSDAADPMTRTFEARYVLAGALGSAPLGSTVTVKIADELLVTKDGLKVPIGALFDAGKGSGVWNINGNPAKVSWRPVTVLNIDDDSAHVSGQIKPGDQIVALGAHLLHEGELVRVSAPVTAAAIEGARP, encoded by the coding sequence ATGTCTCGTCACAGCATACTATCAATGGCAGTTATCACTGCTTTATCGCTGGTCTTAACGGCTTGCGGCGAGGAAAAACAATCTGATCCACGTACGCAAGCACCACTGGTTCGTACTGTATCGGTCAATGACGACAGGAACGAATCACGCTCTTTCACTGGCGTGGTGGCGGCTCGCGTGGAAAGTGATTTAGGTTTTCGAGTCTCCGGCAAGGTGCTGAAACGCCTCGTGGACACCGGGCAAATCGTGAAGCGGGGGCAAGTGTTGATGCAACTTGACCCTGTCGACCTGAAGCTTGCCGCTCATGCTCAACAGGAATCTGTCATCGCGGCCAAAGCAAAAGTGAAACAAGCCGCAGATGATGAAGCCCGTTTCAGAGATTTACGTGGCACGGGAGCGATATCCGCTTCAGCTTATGATCAAGTCAAGGCAGCTTCAGATACCGCAGCAGCGCAGCTTCGTGCCGCTGAAGCGCAAGCTGAAGTCGCACGTAATGCAACCCGTTATGCGGACTTAGTCGCTGATGCTGACGGGACCGTGGTTGAAGCCCTTGCGGAGCCTGGTCAGGTCGTTAACGCAGGACAAATAGTCGTGCGGGTTGCTCACGCGGGAGCGCGTGAAGCAGTTATTCAATTACCGGAAACCTTACGTCCTTCGCTGGGGTCTCTGGGTCAAGCCAAACTCTTTGGCAGAGAAGAGACGACGTCAGTGGCAAAACTCAGACAGCTTTCAGATGCCGCAGACCCAATGACTCGTACCTTTGAGGCACGATATGTATTGGCAGGCGCACTTGGAAGTGCACCTTTAGGTTCCACGGTTACCGTTAAAATTGCAGATGAACTTCTTGTAACAAAAGATGGCCTTAAGGTTCCTATTGGCGCTTTATTCGATGCAGGTAAGGGCTCTGGCGTCTGGAATATTAATGGAAACCCTGCAAAAGTTTCGTGGCGCCCAGTCACAGTGCTCAATATTGATGATGATTCTGCCCATGTCTCAGGTCAAATCAAGCCAGGTGATCAGATCGTGGCACTCGGTGCCCACCTGTTGCATGAGGGTGAACTGGTACGTGTGTCTGCTCCGGTGACTGCTGCCGCAATAGAAGGAGCACGCCCATGA
- a CDS encoding 2-oxoacid:acceptor oxidoreductase family protein translates to MKAKQEKYPGIPAVINGNGAVAHVMGYVCGGVIGFPITPSTEIAELYEAFRAEGGINVWGKHPFFFEPEGEHSAQSGALGAQLTGGQYISNATSSQGVLYGLESHYVTVGKKVGGFVLQVAARVVSKHSLNVMAGHDDVYALLSSGYTILFGANPQEAADLAAIAYRISALSLIPVTNAMDGFSTSHMMSEVLLPEPELLREYLGDPQSRIKAPTVAQEVLFGAKGRVYQLNQYLLRHEADFTPANMTELTEFLVHHANDIETDQTGELVAATQGWIPEELHGQWKRQWVNAFEKGTRQLVPAFVDINNPGLTGAVQNQPDFQAGAADHRTHFVSEVPGLVRQAMTEYSALTGRHYDPVHTYQCDDADYVMVGLGSVCDDVEAVVDHLRMQGKKVGLIAIKLLQPFPEAEVIAALAGKQAVTVLERSEQTALTSLVTQALFKARENGEAATIRHPEIPSINALPRLTTAIFGLGGHDLQPRHLIAAFAAMETGKNAPLIYLGSQFFAQTDNPRLTELQQRMRQAYPETESMALTTGMNPRLLPESAFRIRFHSVGGYGTIATGKLLTDILAGVLGMHSKSAPKYGSEKSGAPTNFYITLSPDPIKITNAELEEVEVVISPDHKSFVHTNPLKGLVEGGTFILQSSSTPEKVWAELPPVFRNTIREKKINFFIIDAFAVAKTQCANTRTGNPHDGDCLHRSGRRPC, encoded by the coding sequence ATGAAAGCAAAGCAAGAAAAGTACCCGGGCATCCCTGCCGTTATTAATGGTAACGGCGCTGTCGCCCACGTAATGGGATATGTCTGTGGTGGTGTGATCGGGTTTCCTATCACACCATCGACTGAAATCGCTGAACTCTATGAAGCCTTTCGCGCAGAAGGTGGCATTAATGTCTGGGGCAAGCATCCTTTCTTTTTTGAACCCGAGGGCGAGCATTCAGCACAAAGTGGCGCGCTTGGTGCGCAATTAACGGGTGGTCAATACATTTCGAATGCGACCTCAAGCCAGGGTGTACTGTATGGTCTTGAGTCGCATTATGTCACCGTGGGTAAAAAAGTCGGCGGTTTCGTCTTGCAAGTTGCGGCCCGGGTGGTATCAAAACACTCGCTGAACGTCATGGCTGGTCATGATGACGTCTATGCCCTGCTCTCTTCGGGTTATACGATCCTGTTTGGTGCTAATCCACAAGAAGCCGCCGATCTGGCTGCGATTGCTTATCGCATCTCTGCGTTATCTCTCATCCCTGTCACTAACGCGATGGATGGCTTCTCCACTAGCCACATGATGAGTGAAGTGTTACTGCCAGAACCCGAATTACTCAGGGAATATCTTGGCGATCCACAGAGTCGGATCAAAGCCCCGACCGTGGCACAGGAAGTGCTGTTCGGTGCAAAAGGACGCGTTTATCAGCTTAATCAGTATCTTTTGCGCCATGAAGCGGATTTCACACCCGCCAATATGACAGAGTTGACGGAGTTCCTCGTTCATCACGCGAACGACATCGAAACAGACCAAACCGGTGAGCTGGTTGCTGCAACACAAGGCTGGATACCAGAAGAGCTGCACGGTCAGTGGAAACGGCAATGGGTAAACGCTTTCGAAAAAGGTACCCGGCAATTGGTTCCGGCCTTTGTTGATATTAACAATCCGGGGTTGACCGGTGCCGTACAAAACCAGCCCGATTTTCAGGCCGGTGCGGCTGACCACCGCACGCACTTTGTCAGTGAGGTGCCGGGGCTGGTTCGTCAGGCGATGACCGAGTATTCCGCGCTGACAGGCCGCCACTATGACCCCGTGCATACTTATCAATGTGACGATGCCGACTATGTCATGGTTGGCCTTGGATCTGTCTGTGATGATGTTGAAGCTGTCGTGGATCACCTGCGTATGCAGGGTAAAAAGGTGGGGCTTATCGCCATCAAGTTGCTGCAACCCTTCCCTGAAGCCGAAGTTATTGCAGCTCTGGCGGGCAAACAAGCTGTCACCGTGCTGGAGCGGTCTGAACAGACGGCGTTGACCAGCCTCGTTACTCAGGCCTTATTTAAAGCTCGCGAAAACGGTGAAGCCGCTACGATCCGTCACCCGGAGATCCCATCTATCAACGCGTTGCCAAGACTGACTACCGCCATTTTTGGCCTTGGTGGCCATGATCTGCAGCCTCGTCACCTGATCGCGGCCTTCGCTGCCATGGAAACCGGCAAAAATGCACCGCTTATCTATCTGGGTTCCCAATTCTTTGCGCAAACAGACAATCCACGGCTTACCGAACTGCAACAACGCATGCGGCAAGCCTATCCGGAAACTGAATCAATGGCGCTGACGACAGGTATGAACCCTCGGTTGTTACCAGAGTCAGCGTTCCGCATCCGGTTCCACTCTGTTGGTGGCTACGGCACGATAGCAACGGGGAAGCTGCTCACCGATATTCTGGCCGGGGTGCTTGGCATGCACTCAAAATCGGCACCTAAATATGGCTCTGAAAAAAGCGGTGCACCGACCAATTTCTACATCACGCTGAGCCCTGACCCCATCAAGATCACCAATGCGGAACTGGAAGAGGTGGAAGTTGTTATTTCGCCTGATCACAAATCGTTTGTGCATACCAATCCGCTTAAAGGGCTGGTTGAGGGCGGTACCTTTATTTTGCAGTCATCCAGCACACCAGAAAAAGTGTGGGCAGAATTGCCACCTGTATTTAGAAATACCATCCGCGAGAAGAAGATCAATTTCTTTATCATTGATGCTTTTGCGGTCGCCAAAACGCAATGCGCCAACACCAGAACTGGCAACCCGCATGATGGGGATTGCCTTCATCGGAGCGGTCGCAGGCCATGTTGA
- the modD gene encoding ModD protein yields the protein MQCVLSDEQLMQLLRDDVPFGDLTTELLLNTDQPISMTYAARQTMTLCGVEEIARLFELRGANVDVCALSGQTVETGDVFLKVTGPTDTLFAVWKVAQILVEWASGVASATRKLVTAAGHVPVVCTRKQNPGTKILSVKAVKAGGAGIHRLGLSESILVFAEHRQFLNELSPEVLLQQLRRQSPEHLPVVEVHTVDDAKMWIDASAPVLQMDKFTVQQVAELAEYCQMHHKQTTLAVAGGVNLQNAPDYVRAGADLIVTSSPYHAQPMDVQVRFYAE from the coding sequence ATGCAATGTGTTCTCAGTGATGAACAGTTGATGCAGCTTCTGCGGGATGATGTCCCGTTCGGCGATTTAACCACCGAGCTGCTTCTGAATACCGATCAGCCAATTTCAATGACCTATGCCGCCAGACAGACAATGACACTCTGTGGTGTGGAAGAAATAGCCCGTCTATTTGAATTACGGGGAGCTAATGTCGATGTTTGTGCTTTGTCTGGCCAAACTGTAGAAACAGGTGATGTTTTTCTCAAAGTCACAGGGCCGACAGACACGTTATTTGCGGTCTGGAAGGTAGCGCAGATACTGGTGGAGTGGGCCAGTGGTGTGGCCAGCGCAACTCGTAAGCTGGTTACTGCAGCTGGCCATGTTCCGGTTGTTTGTACACGTAAACAAAATCCAGGAACCAAAATATTATCGGTTAAAGCCGTGAAAGCAGGAGGCGCAGGCATTCACCGCCTTGGACTCTCAGAGTCGATTCTAGTGTTCGCCGAACATCGTCAGTTTCTGAACGAGTTATCACCCGAGGTGCTATTACAACAGTTGCGTCGTCAATCTCCAGAACATCTTCCGGTTGTCGAAGTGCATACCGTTGACGATGCCAAAATGTGGATAGATGCCAGTGCACCGGTGTTGCAAATGGATAAATTTACCGTCCAACAAGTCGCAGAGTTAGCGGAGTATTGCCAGATGCACCATAAGCAAACCACGTTAGCTGTAGCCGGTGGAGTCAATCTGCAAAATGCGCCCGATTATGTCCGGGCCGGAGCGGATCTGATCGTGACTTCCTCTCCATACCACGCCCAACCCATGGATGTTCAGGTCCGCTTTTATGCAGAATGA
- a CDS encoding ISAs1 family transposase has translation MTLIEHLTVVEETRSDINRKHDLVDVIFLVISAIMAGAEGWQDIETYGDSKAEWLFKYRPFTHGIPRRHTIARILQGIVPESLLDALLNWVNEQRTHRGKPMIAFDGKVLRGAYRHDPKQAVQLVTAYDTENGLVLSQKATPTKKGEIATVKEMLDMLNLKGAVVTLDALHCQRETLEKIRDKKAHIVVQVKNNQRKLRATVQSQFQTVFDAKKEKTVVELKEESHGRKEERYVFQLKAKLPEELVEKWPTIRSIIAVERHRVVNDKGTVDTSYYVSSLSPKHKLLGHYIRQHWRIENSQHYILDVVFNEDASRIVMDDAVEHMALFRRFVLNILKQNECGAPSQRNKLKKAGWNDDYRAQLFFG, from the coding sequence ATGACGTTGATTGAACATCTTACTGTTGTTGAAGAAACACGCTCTGATATTAACCGAAAACACGATCTGGTTGATGTCATCTTTCTTGTTATCAGTGCAATTATGGCTGGTGCAGAAGGTTGGCAAGATATTGAAACATATGGTGATTCTAAAGCTGAATGGCTATTTAAATATCGTCCATTCACACATGGTATCCCGCGTCGCCATACTATTGCTCGCATATTGCAGGGGATTGTCCCGGAAAGCTTACTGGATGCGTTGCTCAATTGGGTAAATGAGCAACGCACCCATCGTGGCAAACCCATGATTGCTTTTGATGGTAAGGTTCTCCGTGGCGCTTATCGCCATGATCCTAAGCAAGCCGTCCAGCTTGTGACCGCTTATGATACCGAAAATGGGTTAGTACTAAGCCAAAAAGCCACGCCGACAAAGAAGGGCGAAATTGCTACAGTCAAAGAGATGTTGGATATGTTGAACCTGAAAGGCGCGGTTGTGACCTTGGATGCGCTGCATTGCCAACGGGAAACACTGGAAAAAATCAGGGACAAGAAAGCGCATATCGTGGTGCAGGTTAAAAATAACCAGCGCAAATTACGGGCGACAGTACAATCTCAATTTCAGACCGTCTTTGACGCAAAAAAAGAGAAAACCGTTGTTGAGCTCAAAGAAGAAAGCCATGGCCGAAAAGAAGAACGTTATGTCTTTCAATTAAAAGCAAAATTACCCGAAGAGCTCGTGGAGAAGTGGCCGACAATCCGCAGCATTATTGCTGTAGAGCGACATCGGGTAGTCAATGACAAGGGAACGGTAGACACCTCTTATTATGTCAGTTCGTTATCACCGAAACACAAGCTTCTGGGTCACTATATCCGGCAACATTGGCGTATAGAAAACAGCCAGCACTACATTCTGGACGTCGTTTTCAATGAGGATGCCTCGCGAATTGTAATGGATGATGCAGTTGAACACATGGCGCTATTCCGAAGGTTTGTGCTGAACATACTTAAGCAAAATGAATGCGGTGCGCCAAGCCAACGAAATAAACTGAAGAAAGCAGGTTGGAATGATGATTATCGAGCTCAATTGTTCTTTGGTTAA
- the modA gene encoding molybdate ABC transporter substrate-binding protein, whose product MKKVISSLLLTILLPAHASNLMIAAGAGYKRPVTELAHVYEQQTHQKMDLIFGNMAQVSMQAEQTDDISVIVGDKSFLKSTAKLNFSGFTQLGMGKLVLAYRKGLKLSSTSNLVNTEFTRIALPDMKKAIFGKAADEYMTNTGMKQRLASKLMSVSSVPQVSAYLISGEVDAGFLNLTDVLAIQNKIGGYVLIDQKQYQPIMIAAGVIKTHAHDEQVKSFTAFLQSQTARQILEKNGL is encoded by the coding sequence ATGAAAAAGGTGATTAGTTCCTTACTTTTGACCATTCTGCTGCCAGCGCATGCTTCTAATCTGATGATAGCTGCGGGTGCAGGGTATAAGCGTCCGGTCACTGAATTGGCGCATGTTTATGAACAGCAGACCCACCAAAAAATGGATCTTATATTCGGAAATATGGCCCAGGTGAGCATGCAGGCAGAGCAAACCGATGACATTTCGGTGATTGTCGGCGATAAGTCATTTCTGAAATCAACGGCAAAACTGAATTTTTCAGGGTTTACCCAATTGGGAATGGGTAAGTTAGTACTGGCTTATCGTAAGGGACTCAAATTGTCCTCAACGTCCAATCTTGTCAATACCGAATTTACCCGTATTGCACTACCTGATATGAAGAAAGCGATATTTGGTAAAGCGGCTGATGAATATATGACAAACACTGGGATGAAACAGCGCCTTGCGTCAAAACTCATGTCTGTGAGTTCAGTGCCGCAGGTATCCGCCTATCTGATTTCCGGCGAAGTTGATGCCGGTTTCCTGAATCTGACGGATGTATTGGCCATTCAAAATAAAATTGGCGGTTATGTATTGATAGATCAAAAGCAATATCAGCCAATCATGATTGCCGCAGGCGTAATCAAAACACATGCTCATGATGAGCAGGTAAAATCATTTACTGCGTTTTTACAAAGCCAAACAGCCAGACAGATCCTAGAGAAAAATGGCCTATGA